A stretch of Patescibacteria group bacterium DNA encodes these proteins:
- a CDS encoding DUF134 domain-containing protein — MPRPCRCRRIGQQPRCTYFKPAGQRLKNLTEIQLTFEEIEAIRLHDIQELTEEQAAKKMQVSRSTFHRVLVSAQKKIAQALINGSAIKVDGGNYRLKK; from the coding sequence ATGCCTAGACCGTGTAGATGCAGACGCATCGGCCAACAACCACGCTGTACTTATTTTAAACCAGCTGGTCAACGTCTTAAAAATTTAACCGAAATTCAATTAACTTTTGAAGAAATAGAAGCTATTCGTTTGCATGACATTCAAGAGTTAACCGAAGAACAAGCTGCTAAAAAAATGCAAGTTTCACGTTCAACCTTTCATCGCGTTTTAGTTTCAGCCCAGAAAAAAATTGCCCAAGCCCTAATCAATGGTTCAGCTATTAAAGTTGATGGTGGCAATTATAGATTAAAAAAATAA
- a CDS encoding slipin family protein, producing MQQQKNSPNSNGIFGFLSVIIVFLLVLSPTLIKSIISGSKSGVDGGIVGIVAIIIMFLSLAVIVGLGGLRVINQYERAVVLTLGKYTGTRNPGLTWIFPGIQRIIKPDLRITTVDIPQQEVITKDNVTVGINAVVYFRVAIPERAVLEIQDYSRAVALYAQATLRDIVGGVELDAFLSERDKIADEIKKIVDVATDPWGIDVTIIKIQDIELPADMKRAMAKQAETERERRAVIIKAHGELSASENLKKAAENLTSVPGGLSLRTLATIENINPDPSKMVIFALPVEVLEGFKSLQNLKEKQK from the coding sequence ATGCAACAACAAAAAAATTCACCTAACTCTAATGGAATTTTTGGATTTTTATCTGTTATAATTGTTTTTTTACTTGTTTTATCTCCAACTTTAATTAAATCAATAATCAGTGGATCTAAGAGTGGGGTTGACGGTGGTATTGTTGGAATTGTGGCAATTATAATTATGTTTTTAAGTTTAGCGGTTATTGTTGGGTTAGGTGGTTTACGTGTAATTAATCAGTATGAGCGTGCGGTTGTTTTAACACTAGGCAAATATACAGGAACTAGAAACCCAGGATTAACTTGGATATTTCCTGGTATTCAAAGAATTATTAAACCAGATTTAAGAATAACTACTGTTGATATTCCTCAACAAGAAGTAATTACCAAAGATAATGTTACGGTAGGTATAAATGCAGTAGTTTATTTTCGTGTTGCTATTCCAGAAAGAGCAGTTTTAGAAATTCAAGATTATTCGCGAGCCGTAGCTTTATATGCTCAAGCTACATTAAGAGATATCGTTGGTGGAGTTGAATTAGACGCATTTTTATCAGAGAGAGATAAAATTGCTGATGAAATAAAAAAAATTGTTGATGTAGCTACTGATCCTTGGGGAATTGATGTAACTATAATTAAAATTCAAGATATTGAATTGCCAGCTGACATGAAACGAGCAATGGCCAAACAGGCAGAAACAGAAAGAGAGAGAAGGGCAGTAATTATTAAAGCCCATGGAGAATTAAGTGCTTCAGAAAATTTAAAAAAAGCAGCTGAAAATTTAACTTCAGTTCCTGGAGGTTTATCATTAAGAACCTTGGCAACTATTGAAAATATTAATCCCGATCCATCAAAAATGGTTATCTTTGCTTTACCAGTTGAAGTTTTAGAAGGGTTTAAATCTTTACAAAATTTAAAAGAAAAACAAAAATGA
- a CDS encoding orotidine 5'-phosphate decarboxylase has protein sequence MLQRHQKYIQIALNSNLNNAQAIISKLPISPRILIEIGTPLIKIYGALAVATLKKVAPSSYFVADTKCADLAYREVELFAQAGANAITCLGVAPIETIKQFIELCDHYHIDSMIDMMNVENPLLILKKLKTLPDAVILHRGVDETKNNEKLIPYYQIKQIKGSYNKIFISVAGGDTIQEIKSSVLNNADIVVLWKDFYYLNEKTNKLIKEFLNIIK, from the coding sequence ATGTTACAAAGACACCAAAAATATATTCAAATTGCTCTCAATAGTAATTTAAATAATGCACAAGCTATTATTTCTAAATTGCCTATTTCACCAAGAATTTTAATTGAAATTGGAACACCTTTAATTAAAATTTATGGCGCACTTGCCGTAGCAACCTTAAAAAAAGTGGCCCCATCTTCTTATTTTGTTGCTGATACTAAGTGTGCCGATCTTGCTTATAGAGAAGTAGAATTATTTGCTCAAGCCGGTGCCAATGCTATTACTTGTTTAGGCGTAGCACCAATTGAAACTATCAAACAATTTATTGAATTATGTGACCATTATCATATTGATTCAATGATTGATATGATGAATGTTGAAAATCCTCTTTTAATTTTAAAAAAACTAAAAACTTTGCCCGATGCAGTTATCTTGCATAGAGGAGTTGACGAAACAAAAAATAATGAAAAATTAATTCCCTATTATCAAATTAAACAAATTAAAGGTAGTTATAATAAAATTTTTATTTCTGTAGCTGGTGGCGATACAATTCAAGAAATTAAAAGTTCTGTGTTAAATAATGCTGATATCGTTGTTTTATGGAAAGATTTTTATTATTTAAATGAAAAAACTAATAAATTAATTAAAGAATTTTTAAATATTATCAAATAA
- a CDS encoding orotidine 5'-phosphate decarboxylase, translating into MTLNHRKTYLQIAFNQSLDEIKQMIDSLPTSDRILIEAGTPLIKTYGEQGIVYLKNYWQKKLGKPGYIVADLKCMDRGSREIASISRAGAQAATCLGLAPIETINEFISNCVKHNIDSMIDMMNVEFPFEILKKLKLIPDVVILHRGVDESNNREKQIPYHQIHLIKATYRVLISIAGGENIKEVKRAIFNDANIAVVWRLFNNNSKQTSQLAKEFLKTLKY; encoded by the coding sequence ATGACTCTTAATCATAGAAAAACTTATTTGCAAATTGCCTTTAATCAATCTTTAGATGAAATTAAACAAATGATTGATTCTTTACCAACTTCAGATAGAATTTTAATTGAAGCGGGTACGCCTTTAATAAAAACTTATGGCGAACAGGGCATTGTTTATCTTAAAAATTATTGGCAAAAAAAACTTGGCAAACCAGGATATATTGTAGCTGATTTAAAATGTATGGATCGTGGTTCACGAGAAATCGCGTCAATTTCCCGCGCTGGCGCTCAGGCGGCCACTTGTTTAGGATTAGCTCCAATTGAAACAATAAACGAATTTATTTCTAATTGTGTTAAACATAATATTGATTCAATGATTGATATGATGAATGTTGAATTTCCTTTTGAAATTTTAAAAAAATTAAAATTAATTCCTGATGTTGTTATTCTTCATCGAGGAGTTGATGAATCTAATAATAGAGAAAAACAAATTCCTTATCATCAAATTCACTTAATTAAAGCAACCTATCGTGTTTTAATTTCCATTGCTGGAGGCGAAAATATTAAAGAAGTTAAACGTGCTATTTTTAATGATGCTAATATTGCTGTTGTTTGGCGATTATTCAATAATAATTCTAAACAAACAAGCCAACTAGCTAAAGAATTTCTTAAAACATTAAAATATTAA
- a CDS encoding SpoIID/LytB domain-containing protein, with amino-acid sequence MLCRSQKQKFKKFIKIGLKFCVLVLFFNTSFVGGFSFLKPIQAASYTAQRVEQSYPYVINLTPGKGFTFWVKFKNTGTATWRNSGDNLVALNLAKPYGRHSTFQHDFWPSYYCPTRMTTTTVKPGEIGLFRFAIQAPEQEGLYVENFQIASKGIDWIQGGTLELVIKIEDPNAPRTIIVPETPDQAEIIAENNSTPDEEISSLPENETQPSIEEPRFNPTRYEKKDLNEFPVLNLVNSEPDIRIGLYSTEDPVKITGNGPYQVFDAENNLLFTQTQGEETEIIFDFDIQRYMVNVGGKRILMTDKYLRFIPLDNTILEITTNKTRDEWGVYSRFRGKLELRYVPQDNNKFWVINELTMEDYLKGMAETGNVNPMAYLESMTIAERTYALYNILNPSRHQVRHFTLTSHPGDQYYRGYDRELMSPNVVQAVENTQGLVATYNNQIAITPYFARSDGMTKLWSQVWGGSDKPWIQPKYVPYDDGEELFGHGVGMSAWGAWDMAKNRDMNFEEIIKYFYTDVEVNKAW; translated from the coding sequence ATGCTTTGTCGTAGTCAAAAACAAAAATTCAAAAAGTTTATTAAAATTGGCCTTAAATTTTGTGTCTTGGTTTTATTTTTTAACACCTCATTTGTAGGTGGTTTTTCTTTTTTAAAACCAATTCAAGCCGCCTCCTACACCGCTCAACGCGTCGAACAAAGTTATCCTTATGTTATTAATTTAACGCCCGGCAAAGGCTTTACTTTTTGGGTTAAATTTAAAAACACTGGCACGGCTACTTGGCGCAACTCTGGAGATAATTTAGTGGCTTTAAATTTAGCTAAACCCTATGGTCGCCACAGCACTTTTCAACATGACTTTTGGCCATCTTATTATTGCCCGACTCGCATGACAACAACAACGGTTAAACCCGGCGAAATCGGTTTATTTCGTTTTGCTATTCAAGCACCAGAACAAGAAGGTTTGTATGTTGAAAATTTCCAAATCGCCTCCAAAGGTATAGACTGGATTCAAGGTGGAACTTTAGAATTAGTTATTAAAATTGAGGATCCCAATGCCCCGCGAACTATTATAGTCCCCGAAACTCCCGACCAAGCTGAAATTATTGCTGAAAATAATTCTACCCCAGATGAAGAAATTTCGTCTCTGCCCGAAAATGAAACTCAACCATCAATCGAAGAACCACGCTTTAACCCTACGCGTTATGAAAAAAAAGACCTCAACGAATTTCCAGTTTTAAATTTGGTCAACTCAGAACCTGACATTCGTATTGGTTTATATTCAACTGAAGATCCAGTCAAAATTACTGGCAATGGTCCTTATCAAGTTTTTGACGCTGAAAACAATCTTTTATTTACTCAGACACAAGGCGAAGAAACAGAAATTATTTTTGACTTTGATATTCAACGTTATATGGTAAATGTCGGCGGTAAACGTATTTTAATGACTGACAAATACCTACGCTTTATTCCACTAGACAACACTATTTTAGAAATTACGACTAACAAAACTCGTGACGAATGGGGTGTCTATTCTCGTTTTCGTGGCAAATTAGAATTACGCTACGTTCCTCAAGATAATAATAAATTTTGGGTAATTAACGAATTAACAATGGAGGATTATTTAAAGGGTATGGCTGAAACTGGCAATGTCAATCCCATGGCCTATCTCGAATCAATGACTATTGCTGAACGCACCTATGCCTTGTATAACATTTTAAATCCTTCCCGCCATCAAGTTCGTCATTTTACTTTAACTTCACATCCGGGCGATCAATATTATCGTGGCTATGATCGTGAATTAATGTCCCCCAATGTTGTTCAAGCTGTTGAAAATACTCAAGGTTTAGTTGCAACTTATAATAATCAAATAGCTATCACGCCCTATTTCGCTCGCAGTGATGGCATGACTAAACTTTGGTCTCAAGTCTGGGGCGGTAGTGATAAGCCTTGGATTCAACCCAAATATGTGCCTTACGATGATGGCGAAGAACTCTTTGGCCATGGCGTCGGTATGTCCGCTTGGGGCGCTTGGGATATGGCTAAAAATCGCGATATGAATTTTGAAGAAATTATTAAATATTTTTATACTGATGTAGAAGTTAATAAGGCCTGGTAA